The genomic region AGGTATATTGGATTGGGCTCTTCGCTGTCTGAGGCAAGACAGGCATCCtgcaaaaggaaaataaattagTCATCAGTGTCTTTAATAGTAAATGAAAAAGTATAGGGCCTGTACTAGCAGGGCAAGTAGTTTACAGAAGCATATCATAGCCTATGCCACAGCCTTATCATAgcctttttgctgaaaacagctatGTGCTGTGGCTGGAAATTAGGTTAAGGAGAGACTGtaccaaaacagtaaaggttgtaaaaccaaaaacactGAGCTAAAAGATACTAAAATGCACCATGGAGCAGAAGGGAATGCAGAGTTGGAGATAATTCTCTGTGGCTTCACCACTGTGAGCGATCTTTTTCACATTACAggtagtcatttgatccattgttaatataaaacattGATAATTAAAGGTAAATGGTTAACCTGTGTTGAGTCGGATGTCCATCTCTTGACACTGCTGTTAGCTGGATCTGGAACAACTGGCCAGAAACGCCTTTTCATCCTGCAAGTGAAAGCATAGATGTTTGGGGGGGAAATGACAGCATAGCTTCACAGCTTAAGGCGGTGTCGCAATGATCTCACCTTTTGTGGTTGGAAAAACAAGTCATGACTGTGAAGATAATCAACAATGATAGTCCAACACCAGACACAGTTACAATCATCACAACAGCAACCGCATCTAAGAAGAGAGAAATACATATTATGAAAAGATCTTTCTGCAGTGGGAACACACACTTGTGATCTCTCTGTAATCTTTCTAAAAAAGCTAGAAAAGGCCAAATGATGATACCAACCAAAGGGCTCGATTTCGAAATGAATTGTTGACCCATTCAGGCTCCCACCAAACGTGCTAGCCATCATGAAAGCTTCATACAAAGACCCAGTGTTGAGGTCTTTCAGGACCAACCTCCTTTCTTCCGGTTCCACATTCACAGCTGAAGGAAAAGTCAGTTATCAAATGTATCAAGTAgcctaaatttaaaaaaatctttcagAACAGTAAAATTAAGGTATTAACCTACCATTAATGAGTGCCTTCTCATTCCAGTAGAAGACTTTGTAGTTCTGGATAATTCCATTCCTTTGGTCTAATGGTATTTCATCCCAGTAAAGCTCAATATGTGATTGCCAGGTCTTTTTAATTCTTAATTTTGGAACCATGGATGGagctttaaaaagaaatatcatCGTGAGTGAATATTACAACTGTAGTGAGCTATTATGCTTTGTAAAGTCCCTTGAGGCAAATTTTTGATTTGTGATATTACGCTTTATAAATTAAACTGACTTGGCAAGATTTGAAACCTTCAGGCCagcaaaaataattattaatttctATCCACAAGAGGGCATTATTTCATCATGTATCAGTTTCTGGTAGATTGCACAatatgttatattttttaactCATGTGGCAAACTCTTTCAAAGTTAAGGCTGCCGGACCGTCGCACCTCTGCCTGCTGTTTTGTTtgctcctctttgtgtcttcgGTGACTTACCCTTTTGTCTTGAGTAGGCATTAACAGTCTGAGGAAGGCCTATCCCATCCTTAAACCTAGGATACACAGAGATCCCATAGGGCTTGTAGGGCTCAAAGCTTCCTATTGATGAGAGTGAGGAGGTTAGAGTGTATCAGTGCCCATAAGCTTCTAACAGTCTGTACAGGCAGGTTGTgcacaggaaaaagaaaaccttGCATAAGAAGGAAATCTTATGGTAAAGTATGAACACCAGATTAGGAACACCAAATAAAATAAGAAGCACATGTATCTTCAAACATGCAATATAAATACTATAAAACATACCTGTTATAACAAGGCGTGTCTGGTTTCTGTCAGTTATTTCAAACTGGACGAGAGAGAGGTCTGTTTTTAACAAAGGTCTCCATTCCACCACAAAACCAGTGAGACTGGAAGAAAGCAGGCTTCTCCACTGGACCAGTAGGGATCTGTCATCATGAGGAGTGACTGTGACATTTGATATCACTGTATGACCTAAGGTAACAAAACACATCATACAAGTTGTGGggaaaatgtattaaactgGATAATGCCTGGGCCATTTTCTACACTAGTGTAAGGTATAAGGATGTCAGTTTTACCTTTAGTTAGGTAAATCTGAACTTCTGTGGGGGAGGATTTCCCTGCTGCATTTACAGCACTCAGATACactttctttgctcctctgtgaAGCTGGAAAGTACAGTAATTCCCCATTGTAGAGCACACCTTTCCCTTTTCACCTGGCAGTTTTTGCACTGAGACAATGTATGACACATTTTGGCCGTTGGCACGGAATTGTTTTGATGgctaaaaaaaagagagaagatattttaaaggCAGACCtcacagaaacagaacagaaaaagaaaacacatcagTTTGTGACAGGTGTCAAGTAACGTGTGATGTGTGTACCTTCCAAAACAAGTGTATATTGCGTTGTTTGTCCCCTGATACCTTCATCCACGAGTCTAGGCGTCCAGTGGGAGCTGAAAAGAAAGACATGGCTGTCAGCTTAGCGGTTTGTCAAAAGCTTGCACTTCTCTTCTCattctttaaaaagtaaaacttttcTATACAAGACAGGTTTATGGATTCACTACCAGAGTGTGCGGCAGAACTCAATACATCAATTCTGCCTGTGCTATAGAGCAAAGCAATGGGAGATGTAGAACATGGCATTAGCATGTATTGAAAAGACTAAGAAATAGAAGAAAAGGCAAGAGGTGGAAAATGTTAGAGTGACCGATTGTGTCCTTCTGAATTGATCTAAGCCCTACCACTCTCCAAGGTGACTCCAGACTGGCTGCTGCTCCATTCACTCCAGGGGCTCTGCTGGTATCTGACTCTAATCTGGATGAGATAGTGAGTCCCATGGAGGAGACGACACTGTTCCACAGGTCTGGTTGGTCTAACTCGGCTCAATGGAATCTAACATATGTCACACAGCACACAAACCACACCGATATGACTCCAGGCAGGCACATTAACTGAACTTCAATAAGGTTATACTAGTGTATTGTTGCTTTTACTACTACATCAAAAGTTAATCAATTACGTTCAGTTTATATTGACACTGGAATGATTTTTACTCACTGGTTGTTCACTCCATTTACTGCTTTCAGCAGTCTTAAGTCGGACTTCCAGCTTCAGGCGGTAGTCACGCATCCAGGCCTGATGTTGAGATAAGCTCCAGCTCAGCTTTAGGCAGCCATACCTTTTAGGCACCACTTGAGCCTTCAGAATTGTTGGTGGGTCAAACTTAGCTGAAATAAAACAGTCAACAAAGAAAAAGTCCTCATGTAATTCAGATGTAATTGATTTTTTCCTCACAATTCTTGTAGGTTTTCGAATCTATGTAGAAAAAGTTCACATTAGATTGAAccccagtttgtgcctctcattACATTACAGTCACAGAGCTAAGCACCCTGAGATCTCTGAAAAACCCAGGAGGTGGGTTAGCAATACTTAGAGCTGGTCAAAAGGTATTTCCTGAACCCTCAAAGACTCTTCTAACCATCTGGACAAAAAATAATAGgcactggaaaataaaaattaagtgAACATGTGGACAAAAGTCAAATCCAGTCACTATGTTTGTTTTGATTAGGACATGGTGTCACAACCAGAAATAGGTTAcattgtattattataatatttttcttttgttgtacAAAGGTACAAGgaggagccacaaaaggctccAGAAGGAGGAGCTCCTCTATACCAAGACTGAGGTGTAAAACTGGTGGAATTCCCCTTTAAGGATTTCTCAGGGCAagataatattaattaaatcCTGAATTATGGCAGGTAAATTGTATTATGATGGAAATTACTGCTTGTCCacaatagaaaaaaagaaaatattcaatattcatagatgtaaatatacatattaATTTATGAACTATATATTCATAAATGCATCTTTCTACCTGCACTGATGGGTTCCAAAATGAGAGGTACTGAGGTTGCTTCTCCAAGTTCATTCACTGCCTTCACATAGATTTCCATTTCTGAGAACAGGACAAAGCCAGAGCGAGGGATGGTGTAGCGGTGGACTCCTGGTAACACCTTATAAGTGTGGTTCTCGTTTGAATCCctgaaatgatgaaaaatgatGATGTAGAAAACACAAGAGTGTTTGTTTTCTCGtaactgtgtcagtgtgtttctgGTAGAAGACATTTACAGCCAGCATATTACCATATCTTGGTGTGGAGGGTGTACTTTGTGTGCAGGTGGGTCGCCTGTCGCCCAGGGTCCCAGGTACAGGTCAGGGTGTTAGGGGTGGTAAGGTTTGTCTGACAACTGAGGTTTTGGGGTGCCTCTGGTGGATCTATAGATTAGAAATACAAGatgaataattttttattttaaataaacagtgttttctttttttgttttcactggCGGGACATGAAGTGGTGTaggcaaattattttattattaatgacCAATTAACCAAGAAATTGAAATCTTTCTTACATCCAGCTCTGATCTCCACTCCTCCTACCACTTGAACAGGAGAGGACTGGACACAGCAGGTGAGGAACACCCTGGTGTGATTGAAGTTGGGTATAACAACCTCAGAAACCCTACTGCTCTCATTGGCCACGGGGCTGCTGGGGAGAAAGCGATCGCCGAGGCGCCACTCTATATGAATATTTTGTCCAATGACCAGAGGGCAGCCATCTCTGATGGCACAGGTGGCTGTGACAGGTGACCCCAAAGGCACCACCAAGCTGGACGTTTGGACCTTTGCACATGGCTGTATGTTATCCTCtatcaaagaaaaaaataattaaaatgtttatgttaTTTTCAGAATCTCCCTGGCAAACAAAGGAAATGAGTAATAACAACTGTCATTGTAACTGCTAGATTGGTATGTCTGTGTAGATTTACTATTTCATTCTGAAAGCAAAACTCACCATTTCTGGCTCCATTCACAAATGCCAGCAGCATGGCAATCACTGATGCCCATGTGGATATCATGATGATAAAACCTGTTAGGCAGCCAAAATGAAATGCATTATTCTTAAATTACACACTTTCATGCCCtttcaaaacaatatttgaTTTTCCATTCCTTCCGAGCGACATTGTGTGAGGTGAGGTATAGAGAGTGATAACATCTTGTCGCTTCAAAAGACATCATCGACGCTGTGTTTCAAGCGCTTGGTATGGCAGGCTGATGTGAACAAGGATGTGATCTCCATAATGCACAATATTTCAATATAAACAGACAGCTAGAGAACGCTCCCACTGCTTCCTCAACACAATGGTAGAGAACAATCTGCATTGCTGTCTCTGTAAGCTGTTTGCAGAGCACATTCAGAACAGACCCAAACACTAACACGTGACACTctcatacatttacatttatgcaGCAAGATTACACAAAAGATGTGACATTTAAAGCTTTGCTAGCTGttacaaaataacatttaacatttcgCTGTAGACAGAATAAATAAGTATGCTGTCGGTACACACCGTATCTCTCCATTATATTAGAAGAGGTATAAACTCCAAGCAGACAGGAAAAGTGTAATTGCCAGTTGTTAGAAGGTAATCAGCCTTGCTGGGCATCCGCTCCATAGCtgatataattatattatatataagtCAACAACCTATTTCTTCAGTTTGAGAATCAGTTAAGACCTCACATTACAAAGTGTTGTGaagttaaaattaattttgagGATTTTTGAAATGCTCACCATTACACAACCATGGAAGGTTAAAATTCCCTGAACTCTGGTTGCCGGCTCACAAAGCAACACCAATAAGCCACAGACATGCCTTTACAgcatttctttgtctctctgtgctgTATGGGAGGAAAGACAAAACTGTTATTATtctttaataataatgaaacaatTTGTTTAGTTGATTAGATTAAAATAGGTCGATTGAAAGAAATCTTACAACAAAGTTTAcagataaaaagcaaaaaaaaagcaattcaCGTGATGACCCATACTCGTAATTCACGTTCTCACTTGtgatttttagacatttcacAATATACATGTTAAGTTTTTGTagaattgattaattgtttcagtgaTTTATAGATCAAGAAACAACCCTTTTTGGCTggtttctcaaatgtgattaTTTCCCACCTAAAGTATTTGTAAATTTAACAGATTTGGTGTTTGGACTATTGGTcagcaaaacaagcaatttaaagatGTCACTTGCTCTGGGAAGATGtgataaacatttttacagacaAAATGTTTAGGAAATAATCATCACATGACTTGATTATGAAAATGATCTTGAGTTGCAGCTTAACATCATTACAAGCAAGGATAGCCGGTGAAATATGTAACTTCCAACATTTTAATAAGGTATCATTAATGaatcagttgtttgtttttaatc from Micropterus dolomieu isolate WLL.071019.BEF.003 ecotype Adirondacks linkage group LG03, ASM2129224v1, whole genome shotgun sequence harbors:
- the csf3r gene encoding granulocyte colony-stimulating factor receptor isoform X1, which codes for MERYGFIIMISTWASVIAMLLAFVNGARNEDNIQPCAKVQTSSLVVPLGSPVTATCAIRDGCPLVIGQNIHIEWRLGDRFLPSSPVANESSRVSEVVIPNFNHTRVFLTCCVQSSPVQVVGGVEIRAGYPPEAPQNLSCQTNLTTPNTLTCTWDPGRQATHLHTKYTLHTKIWDSNENHTYKVLPGVHRYTIPRSGFVLFSEMEIYVKAVNELGEATSVPLILEPISAAKFDPPTILKAQVVPKRYGCLKLSWSLSQHQAWMRDYRLKLEVRLKTAESSKWSEQPIPLSRVRPTRPVEQCRLLHGTHYLIQIRVRYQQSPWSEWSSSQSGVTLESAPTGRLDSWMKVSGDKQRNIHLFWKPSKQFRANGQNVSYIVSVQKLPGEKGKVCSTMGNYCTFQLHRGAKKVYLSAVNAAGKSSPTEVQIYLTKGHTVISNVTVTPHDDRSLLVQWRSLLSSSLTGFVVEWRPLLKTDLSLVQFEITDRNQTRLVITGSFEPYKPYGISVYPRFKDGIGLPQTVNAYSRQKAPSMVPKLRIKKTWQSHIELYWDEIPLDQRNGIIQNYKVFYWNEKALINAVNVEPEERRLVLKDLNTGSLYEAFMMASTFGGSLNGSTIHFEIEPFDAVAVVMIVTVSGVGLSLLIIFTVMTCFSNHKRMKRRFWPVVPDPANSSVKRWTSDSTQDACLASDSEEPNPIYLSHLSFLDLPVKLSKEHDDTWLSSAEDTSDLGESICGSPFIPGYSGSNSDSVPYATVMFSGPCNSPAPNVPHVYVRSESTQPLLETEESFSPKCYRNMATERMPREQCFFGSCHDFAPEEAADPDILWDDFPFLRALAMNDTQND
- the csf3r gene encoding granulocyte colony-stimulating factor receptor isoform X2; the encoded protein is MISTWASVIAMLLAFVNGARNEDNIQPCAKVQTSSLVVPLGSPVTATCAIRDGCPLVIGQNIHIEWRLGDRFLPSSPVANESSRVSEVVIPNFNHTRVFLTCCVQSSPVQVVGGVEIRAGYPPEAPQNLSCQTNLTTPNTLTCTWDPGRQATHLHTKYTLHTKIWDSNENHTYKVLPGVHRYTIPRSGFVLFSEMEIYVKAVNELGEATSVPLILEPISAAKFDPPTILKAQVVPKRYGCLKLSWSLSQHQAWMRDYRLKLEVRLKTAESSKWSEQPIPLSRVRPTRPVEQCRLLHGTHYLIQIRVRYQQSPWSEWSSSQSGVTLESAPTGRLDSWMKVSGDKQRNIHLFWKPSKQFRANGQNVSYIVSVQKLPGEKGKVCSTMGNYCTFQLHRGAKKVYLSAVNAAGKSSPTEVQIYLTKGHTVISNVTVTPHDDRSLLVQWRSLLSSSLTGFVVEWRPLLKTDLSLVQFEITDRNQTRLVITGSFEPYKPYGISVYPRFKDGIGLPQTVNAYSRQKAPSMVPKLRIKKTWQSHIELYWDEIPLDQRNGIIQNYKVFYWNEKALINAVNVEPEERRLVLKDLNTGSLYEAFMMASTFGGSLNGSTIHFEIEPFDAVAVVMIVTVSGVGLSLLIIFTVMTCFSNHKRMKRRFWPVVPDPANSSVKRWTSDSTQDACLASDSEEPNPIYLSHLSFLDLPVKLSKEHDDTWLSSAEDTSDLGESICGSPFIPGYSGSNSDSVPYATVMFSGPCNSPAPNVPHVYVRSESTQPLLETEESFSPKCYRNMATERMPREQCFFGSCHDFAPEEAADPDILWDDFPFLRALAMNDTQND